The proteins below come from a single Acidovorax sp. NCPPB 4044 genomic window:
- a CDS encoding CoA pyrophosphatase, protein MPSSPSAASGPSLSREGSVPTNAPLTALPGFDPRQVPVWAVDAHLPPVPRQAQTPEALRRRFAAPPPWTPEVLREKSLTEKAPRDAAVLVPIMLRREPTVLLTERTAHLSTHSGQVAFPGGRVDPEDADAVAAALREAWEEVGLEGRRVEVLGVLPVYATGTAFMVTPVVALVDPHGEFKPNPYEVAAIFEVPLAFLLDPANHRHHAFELGGVRREWLSIPYNDPQTGASHFIWGATAGMLRNLYRFMLA, encoded by the coding sequence CTGCCATCCTCTCCATCTGCCGCCTCTGGGCCATCGCTTTCTCGGGAAGGGAGCGTCCCGACGAACGCGCCGTTGACGGCACTGCCGGGTTTCGACCCACGGCAGGTACCGGTATGGGCCGTGGATGCCCATCTGCCCCCCGTTCCGCGGCAGGCCCAGACCCCGGAGGCGCTGAGGCGGCGGTTCGCTGCCCCTCCGCCATGGACTCCCGAGGTGCTGCGTGAAAAATCACTGACCGAAAAAGCCCCGCGGGATGCGGCCGTCCTGGTGCCGATCATGTTGCGCCGCGAGCCCACCGTACTGCTGACGGAACGCACGGCCCACTTGTCCACGCATTCCGGGCAGGTGGCGTTTCCGGGGGGGCGGGTCGATCCGGAGGATGCCGATGCCGTTGCCGCGGCATTGAGGGAGGCGTGGGAAGAGGTCGGGCTCGAAGGCCGGCGGGTGGAGGTATTGGGCGTTCTGCCCGTCTATGCCACAGGGACGGCATTCATGGTCACGCCGGTCGTGGCGCTGGTGGACCCCCACGGAGAGTTCAAGCCGAATCCCTACGAGGTGGCTGCGATCTTCGAGGTGCCCCTGGCCTTCCTCCTGGATCCCGCCAACCATCGGCACCACGCATTCGAGCTGGGCGGGGTGCGGCGGGAATGGCTCTCCATCCCCTACAACGATCCCCAGACGGGGGCGTCGCATTTCATTTGGGGTGCCACGGCAGGCATGCTGAGGAATCTCTACCGATTCATGCTGGCGTGA
- a CDS encoding CobD/CbiB family protein has protein sequence MSFFAILMALLIEQARPLARSNPIHAGVRAWALSVSRNFDAGKPHHGWVAWILAVCVPSLAVLGVHWLLMATIGWPAAVVWGIAVLYVTLGFRQFSHHFTNIRDALEERDEDAARARLAAWQQVDVGLLPRSEIVRHVIEYSVIAAHRHVFGVLAWFSVLAALGLGPAGAVFYRLSEFVSRYWKMGGRGASVAHSGSLPLQRASAQAWTVVDWLPARLTALSFAVVGSFEEAIDGWRFHAQHFPNDNDGVILAATAGAINVRLGGEVLQTRSDLLPEGALHPDVQELGGDSTPGREPDVAHLRSVVGLVWRSVVVWMLLLALLTLARLLG, from the coding sequence ATGAGTTTCTTTGCCATCCTGATGGCGTTGCTGATCGAGCAGGCCCGACCACTGGCGCGCAGCAACCCGATCCACGCCGGCGTGCGCGCGTGGGCCCTCTCCGTGAGCCGCAACTTCGACGCGGGCAAGCCGCACCACGGCTGGGTGGCCTGGATATTGGCCGTCTGTGTGCCTTCGCTGGCAGTGCTGGGTGTGCACTGGCTCCTCATGGCCACCATCGGATGGCCGGCAGCCGTGGTGTGGGGCATCGCGGTGCTGTATGTCACCCTGGGCTTCCGGCAATTCAGCCACCATTTCACCAACATCCGCGATGCGCTTGAAGAGCGCGACGAAGATGCGGCCCGGGCGCGACTGGCCGCGTGGCAGCAGGTCGATGTCGGATTGCTGCCCAGAAGCGAGATCGTGCGACATGTGATCGAGTACTCGGTGATCGCAGCGCACCGGCACGTGTTCGGCGTGCTCGCCTGGTTTTCCGTGCTGGCTGCGTTGGGGCTCGGTCCCGCGGGGGCCGTGTTCTACCGGCTTTCCGAATTCGTATCGCGTTATTGGAAGATGGGGGGGCGAGGCGCGAGTGTGGCCCACTCTGGGAGCCTGCCGCTGCAGCGGGCATCCGCGCAGGCCTGGACCGTAGTGGATTGGTTGCCCGCACGCCTCACGGCCCTTAGCTTTGCCGTAGTGGGCAGTTTCGAAGAAGCCATCGACGGCTGGCGGTTCCACGCGCAGCACTTCCCCAATGACAACGACGGAGTGATCCTGGCTGCCACCGCAGGGGCCATCAACGTGCGCCTGGGCGGTGAGGTGCTGCAGACGCGGTCCGATCTACTCCCCGAAGGCGCGCTGCATCCGGATGTGCAGGAGCTGGGCGGGGACAGCACTCCGGGCCGTGAACCGGACGTTGCCCATCTGCGCAGCGTGGTGGGCCTGGTCTGGCGGTCGGTGGTGGTATGGATGCTGTTGCTGGCGCTGTTGACCCTCGCACGGCTGCTGGGCTGA
- the rsgA gene encoding ribosome small subunit-dependent GTPase A, producing MAERTAPSEGLVVASHGRHCLVESPDGSRRICHPRGKRSQAVVGDRVLWQSPPAGQGDEGTIEKVQQRRNLFYRQDEIRTKSFAANLDQVLILIAAEPVFSESQLARALIAAEAEGITPLIALNKSDLVEPFERAWERLWPYRHMCGDGKEQHHYQVLPLSLTHSGEVDKSELWEHLRGKTTLVLGPSGSGKSTLINLLVPHASAVTGEISQALNSGKHTTTTTTWYWVDPAERTTALIDSPGFQEFGLHHISATNLPKLMPDIGQYADQCKFYNCTHLHEPGCAVMAHVQESSAKTGACRDAIYANRYQIYSNLFAELSEHRHW from the coding sequence ATGGCTGAGCGCACAGCACCCAGCGAAGGCCTGGTGGTTGCCAGCCATGGGCGGCATTGCCTGGTGGAAAGCCCCGATGGAAGCCGGCGCATCTGCCATCCCCGGGGCAAGAGAAGCCAGGCCGTCGTCGGTGATCGTGTGCTTTGGCAATCTCCCCCCGCAGGCCAGGGCGACGAAGGCACCATCGAGAAAGTGCAGCAGCGCCGCAATCTCTTCTACCGTCAGGACGAGATCCGCACGAAGTCGTTTGCCGCCAATCTGGACCAGGTGCTGATCCTCATTGCGGCGGAACCGGTCTTCTCCGAAAGCCAATTGGCCCGCGCCCTGATTGCAGCGGAAGCCGAAGGCATCACGCCACTCATCGCGCTCAACAAAAGCGATCTGGTCGAACCCTTCGAGCGGGCCTGGGAAAGGTTATGGCCATACCGGCACATGTGCGGGGACGGTAAGGAGCAACACCACTACCAGGTACTGCCCTTGTCGCTCACACATTCCGGGGAAGTGGACAAGTCGGAACTGTGGGAACACCTGCGTGGCAAGACAACCTTGGTTCTCGGCCCCTCCGGGTCAGGGAAAAGCACGCTCATCAACCTGCTGGTTCCCCACGCGTCGGCGGTAACGGGCGAAATATCCCAGGCGCTCAATTCAGGCAAGCACACAACAACCACGACCACGTGGTACTGGGTGGATCCTGCCGAGCGCACGACCGCACTCATCGACTCTCCGGGATTCCAGGAATTCGGGCTTCACCATATTTCCGCGACAAACTTGCCCAAGCTCATGCCCGACATCGGGCAATACGCGGACCAATGCAAGTTCTACAACTGCACCCATCTGCATGAACCGGGCTGCGCAGTGATGGCGCATGTGCAGGAATCTTCTGCGAAAACCGGTGCATGCCGTGATGCTATCTACGCAAATCGCTATCAAATTTATAGCAATCTATTTGCAGAACTGAGCGAGCACCGCCATTGGTGA
- a CDS encoding 4a-hydroxytetrahydrobiopterin dehydratase codes for MTSSMLTKKDWSTVTRRALNPTEIVTRLAELQGWSMSGDGSSVAIKKTYRFANYYETMSFVNAVAFIANAQDHHPDLSVHYDRCVVSLNTHDVQGISTTDFECALRFDALLTASE; via the coding sequence ATGACCTCCTCCATGCTCACCAAGAAAGACTGGTCCACCGTCACCCGCCGCGCGCTCAATCCGACGGAGATCGTCACGCGCCTCGCAGAACTGCAGGGCTGGTCGATGAGCGGCGATGGATCGTCTGTCGCCATCAAGAAAACTTACCGGTTTGCGAACTACTACGAAACCATGTCGTTCGTGAATGCGGTGGCATTCATCGCCAACGCACAGGACCACCATCCCGATCTGTCGGTGCACTACGATCGCTGCGTGGTCAGCCTGAACACCCATGACGTACAGGGCATTTCCACCACGGACTTCGAATGCGCGTTGCGGTTCGATGCGCTGTTGACGGCTTCCGAGTGA
- a CDS encoding M48 family metallopeptidase has product MLQPPAPASYFETPSGFFTAAFAALLIGGLLVRFWLASRQIRHVARHRDTVPAPFATRIPLPAHQKAADYTIAKSRLGLLETALAAAVLLGWTLLGGLNALNQALLSLLGGGMAQQLALIGGFALISGLIDLPMALYQTFVLEERFGFNKTTLRLWLGDLAKSTAMSTAIGLPLVALILWLMGVAGSLWWLWAWGAWVAFSLVLMVVYPLLIAPLYNRFQPLEDETLKTRVTSLMQRCGFASKGLFVMDGSRRSAHANAYFTGFGSAKRVVFYDTLLQQLKPNEVEAVLAHELGHFKHRHIAKRMAGVFSLALLGFALLGWLSGEAWFYTGLGVQPNLSLSGVQGRAPNDALALLLFLVTVPLFTFFVSPVFAQLSRRDEFEADAYAMAQAEGSALASALLKLYEDNASTLTPDPVYARFYYSHPPASERLARMPLPTPST; this is encoded by the coding sequence ATGCTTCAGCCCCCTGCTCCCGCTTCCTATTTCGAAACGCCATCCGGCTTTTTCACCGCCGCATTCGCTGCATTGCTGATCGGGGGATTGCTGGTCCGCTTTTGGCTGGCCTCCCGGCAAATCAGGCATGTGGCACGCCACCGAGATACCGTACCGGCGCCTTTCGCGACACGTATTCCGCTCCCGGCCCATCAGAAAGCAGCGGACTACACCATCGCCAAGAGCCGGCTGGGTTTGCTGGAGACGGCACTGGCAGCCGCCGTACTCCTGGGCTGGACACTCCTGGGCGGTTTGAACGCGCTCAACCAGGCATTGCTGTCGCTTCTGGGAGGAGGCATGGCCCAGCAGTTGGCGCTGATTGGCGGATTCGCGCTGATCAGCGGGTTGATCGATCTGCCGATGGCTCTCTACCAGACATTCGTCCTCGAAGAGCGGTTCGGATTCAACAAGACGACGCTGCGCCTGTGGCTCGGCGACCTTGCCAAATCCACGGCCATGTCGACGGCCATCGGTTTGCCGCTGGTGGCCTTGATCCTCTGGCTGATGGGTGTTGCCGGGTCGCTGTGGTGGTTATGGGCGTGGGGCGCATGGGTTGCCTTCAGCCTCGTACTGATGGTCGTCTACCCGCTGCTCATCGCCCCGCTCTACAACCGGTTCCAGCCCCTGGAAGACGAAACACTCAAAACACGCGTCACATCGCTCATGCAGCGCTGCGGCTTTGCGTCCAAGGGCCTGTTCGTCATGGATGGAAGCCGGCGCAGCGCACATGCCAATGCCTATTTCACCGGCTTCGGCTCAGCCAAGCGGGTGGTGTTCTACGACACCCTGCTGCAGCAACTCAAGCCCAACGAAGTCGAGGCAGTGCTGGCGCATGAACTCGGGCATTTCAAGCACCGGCACATCGCAAAGCGCATGGCCGGTGTCTTTTCCCTGGCCCTGCTTGGATTCGCCCTGCTGGGCTGGCTTTCTGGCGAGGCATGGTTCTATACAGGCCTGGGCGTGCAACCCAACCTTTCGCTTTCGGGCGTACAGGGCCGTGCGCCCAATGATGCTCTGGCACTGCTGTTGTTTCTGGTGACCGTACCGCTGTTCACTTTTTTCGTCTCTCCTGTCTTTGCGCAACTGTCGCGCCGCGATGAATTCGAGGCCGATGCTTATGCCATGGCACAAGCCGAAGGAAGTGCTCTGGCATCTGCGCTGCTCAAGCTCTACGAGGACAATGCGTCCACGCTGACCCCTGACCCGGTTTACGCCAGGTTCTACTATTCCCATCCGCCGGCCAGCGAACGGCTGGCCCGCATGCCCCTGCCAACGCCCTCCACATGA